One genomic segment of Borreliella valaisiana VS116 includes these proteins:
- a CDS encoding CPBP family intramembrane glutamic endopeptidase has product MNTRNAVLFMKRFCYFASFFIIVYFNLFAIDMPPLRLKHVFLIIFVPIITISLEIFLSYFLNKKVPVFFIGTDNYNMSYFISVIFMAIAEEYVFRLLIFDFFLEKLQCDLLVVMLLSAFAYGFNHIHFGLAIFISKFLIGIIYFLVFFIFKDFYCVVLIHVLSNIIVFGLSFLQIKGKLCF; this is encoded by the coding sequence TTGAATACAAGAAATGCAGTTTTATTTATGAAGCGTTTTTGTTATTTTGCATCATTTTTTATAATTGTTTATTTTAATCTTTTTGCTATAGATATGCCTCCTTTAAGGCTGAAGCATGTATTTTTAATAATTTTTGTACCTATTATTACAATATCTTTAGAAATATTTTTGAGTTATTTTTTAAATAAAAAAGTTCCTGTGTTTTTTATAGGTACTGATAATTATAATATGTCATATTTTATTTCTGTTATTTTTATGGCAATTGCTGAAGAATATGTTTTTAGACTTTTAATTTTTGATTTTTTTTTAGAAAAATTACAATGTGATTTACTAGTTGTTATGTTATTAAGTGCATTTGCGTATGGATTTAATCATATACATTTTGGACTTGCTATTTTTATATCAAAATTTTTGATAGGGATAATTTATTTTTTAGTGTTTTTTATTTTTAAAGATTTTTATTGTGTTGTTTTAATTCATGTACTTAGCAACATAATTGTTTTTGGTTTAAGTTTTTTGCAAATTAAGGGTAAATTATGTTTTTAA
- a CDS encoding YcaO-like family protein: MINYYPYSSKLYRDLVFTNSPATGIGPALVTLLPFQKGLPLLYSSTCILPNYHKILIGEAYNMEYHISGYGRSYEEAITRLQGETIERYSLLMSKTLFQEDFILSSRKSLLNTSKYKVMPLEYRNVFSDLDRNFNLPYTKVCESDEIYWILLPSLIHSNEKIWVPCDMIFMGIHQNFKMPTFSTGTAVHRSVEIALSNAIIEVIQLHCYISNWYMKSKRPVIDWKSNKFLRKSIGDLELESYFDLVILDYSDRDLGMPVYAAFLRNKKKSIPYLVCGIQGGFNKEYVLLRAVEEAAVVAQSLPLIYFFKAREISNLTLNSLRHSFNLDDNFLYYSNLNEISLKDSLLNSIMDNETRLEISSEENLVENELNMSLSILRSVSKYAVYCDITPPELESTSFKSIRILVPELLKMCFPFHPFDEHPYFKKKGEILDEYYPHPIP, encoded by the coding sequence GTGATTAACTATTATCCTTATTCTAGTAAGCTTTATAGAGATCTTGTTTTTACTAATTCTCCGGCTACAGGTATTGGTCCAGCTTTAGTTACATTGTTACCCTTTCAAAAGGGATTGCCTTTATTATATTCTTCTACATGTATTTTGCCCAATTATCATAAAATATTAATAGGAGAGGCATACAATATGGAATACCATATTTCTGGTTATGGGCGTTCTTATGAGGAGGCTATTACTAGATTGCAAGGTGAAACTATTGAGAGATATTCTCTTTTAATGTCTAAAACTTTATTTCAAGAAGATTTTATTCTTTCTTCTAGAAAGTCTCTTCTAAATACTTCAAAGTATAAAGTTATGCCTTTGGAGTATAGAAACGTTTTTTCAGATTTGGATAGAAATTTTAACCTTCCTTATACAAAAGTTTGTGAGAGTGATGAGATTTATTGGATTTTATTGCCATCTTTAATTCATTCTAATGAAAAAATATGGGTCCCTTGCGATATGATTTTTATGGGTATCCATCAGAATTTTAAAATGCCAACTTTTAGTACAGGAACAGCAGTTCATAGGTCAGTAGAGATTGCACTTAGCAATGCAATAATAGAGGTAATACAATTACATTGCTATATTTCTAATTGGTACATGAAATCTAAAAGGCCTGTGATTGACTGGAAAAGTAATAAATTTTTGAGAAAATCAATTGGTGATTTAGAACTTGAATCTTATTTTGATTTAGTTATTTTGGATTATTCTGATAGGGATTTGGGAATGCCAGTTTATGCAGCATTCTTAAGAAATAAGAAAAAATCGATTCCATATTTAGTTTGTGGAATTCAAGGAGGTTTTAATAAAGAGTATGTTTTGTTAAGAGCTGTAGAAGAAGCTGCTGTAGTTGCTCAGTCTTTACCTTTAATTTATTTTTTTAAGGCTAGAGAGATAAGTAATTTAACATTAAATAGTCTGAGGCACAGTTTTAATTTGGATGATAATTTTTTATATTATTCCAACCTGAATGAAATTTCTTTAAAAGATTCTTTGTTGAATTCTATTATGGATAATGAAACTAGATTAGAGATATCTTCTGAAGAAAACTTAGTTGAAAATGAATTGAATATGAGTTTAAGTATTTTACGATCTGTAAGTAAATATGCTGTTTATTGTGATATAACTCCTCCTGAATTAGAAAGCACATCTTTTAAATCTATAAGGATTCTTGTTCCAGAGTTGCTTAAAATGTGTTTTCCATTTCACCCCTTTGATGAGCATCCATATTTTAAAAAGAAAGGAGAAATTTTAGATGAATATTACCCACACCCAATACCTTAG
- a CDS encoding SagB/ThcOx family dehydrogenase produces MVKNDNESSEVFNMKLSGMYEINNVSRSVFNSNIIAIPSNIRIKASLFDKDAESLTLNYLLNFSEIKKFYFNENISKFLQDPAAIANISNREYREFDDDDDVVFLPKVKRLKIKLEDALLKRKSYRKFKNQYLNLVDLSTLLYYAAGDVRYDYVEFGNSKLRQSRKPYPSGGGMYPIDIYFYVNNVEKLDKGFYLYQSSNNSIVKINIGSIKIENLLTISFFEGSSNFNIAFFFVYRYEVNYLKYSEMSLSFAFIELGAIHQNFSLVSTALNLGYCSWGGFDKPELEKCLKLDGISEHVVSAAILGNV; encoded by the coding sequence ATGGTAAAAAATGATAATGAAAGTTCTGAAGTTTTTAATATGAAGCTATCAGGGATGTATGAAATAAATAATGTTTCAAGAAGTGTGTTTAATAGCAATATTATTGCTATTCCTTCTAATATTAGAATTAAAGCATCTTTATTTGACAAAGATGCAGAAAGTTTGACTCTTAATTATTTATTAAATTTTTCTGAAATTAAAAAATTTTATTTTAATGAAAATATTTCTAAATTTTTGCAAGATCCCGCTGCTATTGCAAATATATCTAACAGAGAATATCGTGAATTTGATGATGATGATGATGTAGTTTTTTTACCTAAAGTTAAAAGACTTAAAATTAAACTTGAAGATGCGTTGCTTAAAAGAAAGTCTTATAGAAAGTTTAAAAATCAATATTTAAATTTGGTGGATTTATCGACGCTTCTTTATTATGCTGCTGGCGATGTTCGATATGATTATGTAGAATTTGGAAATTCAAAACTTAGGCAATCTAGGAAGCCTTATCCATCAGGGGGAGGAATGTATCCTATAGATATTTATTTTTATGTAAATAATGTTGAAAAGCTTGATAAAGGTTTTTATTTATATCAATCTTCAAATAATTCAATTGTTAAGATCAATATTGGTTCGATTAAGATTGAAAATTTACTTACTATTTCGTTTTTTGAAGGTTCTTCTAATTTTAATATTGCTTTCTTTTTTGTTTATAGATATGAGGTTAATTATTTAAAGTATTCAGAGATGAGTTTGTCTTTTGCTTTTATAGAGCTAGGCGCTATTCATCAAAATTTTTCTTTAGTTTCTACTGCTTTGAATTTGGGATATTGTAGTTGGGGAGGGTTTGATAAACCAGAGCTAGAAAAGTGCTTAAAGTTAGATGGAATTAGTGAACATGTAGTTTCAGCTGCTATTTTAGGGAATGTCTAA
- the borA gene encoding TOMM family putative cytolysin BorA — translation MFIRNKHFLTSIGISANYAVIPGGCCCSCTCSCSFSL, via the coding sequence ATGTTTATTAGAAATAAACATTTTTTGACTAGCATTGGAATAAGTGCCAATTATGCTGTAATACCCGGTGGTTGCTGTTGTAGTTGCACTTGTAGTTGCAGCTTTAGTCTATAA